The following are encoded together in the Limanda limanda chromosome 12, fLimLim1.1, whole genome shotgun sequence genome:
- the wdr35 gene encoding WD repeat-containing protein 35 isoform X1, with translation MFIYLSKKIAIPNNIHLKCVSWNKDQGFIACGGDDGLLRVLKLETQTDDAKLKGLAAPSNLSMNQTLEGHSGAVQVVTWNEQYEKLTTSDQNGLIIVWMLYKGAWYEEMINNRNKSVVRSMSWNADGQKICIVYEDGAVIVGSVDGNRIWGKELKGNQLAHVAWSPDSKILLFGMANGEVQIYDNQGNFIVKMTISCLINSPGGISIAGIHWYAGTGGYVEADCPCLAICFDNGRCQIMRYENDENPVCIDTLMNVVSIQWNHCGSVLAVAGSIKASNTDKEFNVVQFYTPFGEHIRTLKVPGKQMTGVSWEGGGLRIGLAVDSYIYFANIRPDYKWGYCCSTVVYAYTKPERQEYCVVFWETKNNEKFVKYVKSLMSITTSGDFCILASKADESQPQYVLILCNSIGTPLDSKYIDIEPLFVTMTKTHVIAASKEAFYMWQYRVAKKLTALEINQVTRTKKEGRERVYHIDSSPSGANDSSPDFAKAFTATRDPICCITATDKTMIVGRESGLIHRYSLPNVGLVQKYTLNNRAHYLYINCNSSRLAIIDIAGVLTLLDLDVRASTDNITGNQVSAGDPSKFERKDVWDMKWANDNPDLFAMMEKTRMYVFRNLDPEEPIQTSGYICNFEDLEIKSVLLDEIMKDPERPNKDNLINFEIRSLRDSRALIEKVGIEDASQFIEDNPHPRLWRLLAEAALQKLDLKTAEQAFVRCKDYQGIEFVKRLGNLQSEPMKQAEVAAYFGRFEEAERMYLDMDRRDLAISLRIKLGDWFRVLQLLKTGSGDCDDSLLEQAYNAIGDYFADRQKWVNAVQYYLQGRNQERLAECYYMLEDYDGLEKLTPVLPDNHKLLPEIGQMFATVGMCEQAVNAYLKCNQPKAAVEACVHLNQWNKAVDLARTHNMKEIKSLLSKYASHLLEKNKTLEAVELYRKAHHFLDAAKLMFKIADEEAKKRTRPLRVKKLYVLAARLVENYHEKVKTSQQSKTKGKQSEAKFALAGLLEEDATSSDDRIVDNAWRGAEAYHFFLLAQRQLYGGYMENAMRTAMHLREYDDIIPAVEIYSLLAICSASNRAFGTCSQAFIKLESMESLEPEQRQLYEDLSLEIFTKHNPKDSRTMERERSSEGAEGKLPTCIVTGLPIQEYQFWMCSVCKHCALEQEIGKYNCCPLCHSPVA, from the exons atgtttATCTACCTCAGCAAGAAG ATCGCCATCCCCAACAATATCCACCTCAAATGTGTCTCCTGGAACAAAGACCAGGGCTTCATTGCCTGCGGGGGGGACGACGGTCTCCTCAGGGTGCTCAAGCTCGAAACCCAAACAG ATGATGCCAAACTTAAAGGTCTGGCTGCACCCAGTAATCTGTCAATGAATCAGACACTAGAGGGACATAGTG GTGCAGTGCAAGTGGTAACTTGGAATGAACAGTATGAAAAGCTGACAACCAGTGACCAGAATGGACTCATCATCGTATGGATGCTCTACAAAG GAGCGTGGTACGAGGAGATGATCAACAACAGGAACAAGTCAGTGGTCAGGAGCATGAGCTGGAACGCGGATGGTCAAAAGATCTGCATTGTGTATGAGGATGGAGCTGTCATTGTTGGATCTGTAGATG GTAACCGGATTTGGGGAAAGGAGCTGAAAGGAAATCAACTTGCACATGTGGCATGGTCACCTGACAGCAAAATTCTCCTCTTTGGCATGGCCAATGGGGAAGTGCAAATCTATGATAATCAAGGAAACTTCATA GTGAAAATGACCATAAGCTGCCTCATTAATTCACCTGGAGGTATCAGTATCGCAGGTATCCACTGGTATGCAGGAACTGGGGGCTATGTGGAGGCAGACTGCCCTTGTCTCGCCATCTGTTTCGACAACGGAAGATGCCAGATCATGCGATATGAGAATGATGAAA ACCCAGTGTGCATCGACACTCTGATGAATGTGGTCAGTATCCAGTGGAATCACTGTGGCAGTGTTCTGGCAGTGGCTGGTTCTATCAAAGCCTCAAATACGGATAAAGAATTCAACGTTGTGCAGTTCTACACACCATTTGGAGAG CATATAAGAACTCTCAAAGTTCCTGGGAAGCAGATGACAGGAGTTTCCTGGGAAGGAGGAGGGCTACGTATCGGCCTGGCTGTGGACTCCTACATCTACTTTGCGAACATACGACCAGATTACAAG TGGGGCTACTGTTGCAGCACAGTAGTGTATGCCTACACAAAGCCAGAGCGACAGGAGTACTGTGTGGTATTCTGGGAAACCAAAAACAATGAGAAGTTTGTTAAATATGTCAAGAGCCTGATGTCCATCACAACTTCAGGGGACTTCTGTATCCTGGCCAGCAAGGCGGATGAGAGCCAGCCTCag TATGTCCTGATTCTGTGCAACTCCATTGGGACTCCCTTGGACTCAAAATACATTGACATTG agCCATTGTTTGTCACCATGACAAAAACCCATGTGATTGCTGCGTCCAAAGAGGCTTTCTACATGTGGCAGTACAGAGTGGCAAAGAAACTAACGGCCCTGGAGATCAACCAAGTGACCAGAActaagaaggaaggaagagagag GGTCTATCACATTGACAGTAGTCCATCTGGAGCCAATGACAGCAGTCCAGATTTTGCAAAAGCCTTCACA GCAACTCGAGACCCCATCTGTTGTATTACAGCAACAGATAAGACCATGATTGTG GGTCGTGAGTCTGGCCTCATCCACAGATACAGTCTCCCAAATGTTGGTCTTGTCCAGAAATACACTTTGAACAACAGAGCCCACTATCTGTACATTAACTGCAACTCCAG tcgTCTGGCGATAATCGACATCGCAGGCGTGCTGACTCTGTTGGACCTGGATGTTCGTGCCTCCACTGACAACATCACCGGGAACCAGGTATCTGCGGGAGATCCATCCAAGTTTGAGCGCAAGGATGTCTGGGACATGAAATGGGCGAATGACAACCCTGATCTGTTCGCCATGATGGAGAAGACCAGGATGTATGTCTTCAGGAACCTAGATCCAGAG GAGCCCATCCAGACATCTGGATACATTTGCAACTTTGAAGACCTGGAAATCAAATCTGTCCTGCTTGATGAAATCATGAAG GATCCAGAGAGGCCGAACAAAGACAACCTCATCAATTTTGAAATCCGCTCCCTGAGAGACAGTCGAGCACTTATTGAAAAAGTTGGGATTGAAGATGCCTCACAGTTCATTGAAGACAATCCACATCCAAGACTCTG GCGTCTGCTAGCTGAGGCAGCTCTTCAGAAGTTGGATCTGAAGACAGCTGAGCAGGCCTTCGTCCGTTGTAAAGACTACCAGGGCATTGAGTTTGTGAAGCGCCTGGGCAACCTGCAGAGCGAGCCCATGAAACAGGCCGAGGTGGCTGCATACTTCGGCCGGTTTGAGGAAGCCGAGCGGATGTACCTCGATATGGATCGCAG GGACCTCGCCATTAGCCTCAGGATCAAGCTGGGAGACTGGTTCAGGGTTCTTCAGCTGCTTAAAACTGGCTCCGGGGACTGTGATGATTCTCTGCTGGAACAGGCGTACAATGCCATCGGAGACTACTTTGCTGACAGGCAGAAGTG gGTTAATGCAGTGCAGTACTACCTTCAGGGCCGGAACCAGGAGAGGTTGGCAGAATGCTACTACATGTTAGAGGACTACGACGGCCTTGAGAAACTGACCCCTGTGCTGCCAGATAATCATAAACTTTTACCA GAGATTGGGCAGATGTTTGCCACCGTGGGCATGTGTGAACAAGCTGTGAATGCCTACCTGAAGTGCAACCAGCCCAAAGCTGCCGTGGAAGCATGTGTTCATCTGaaccag TGGAACAAAGCGGTGGATCTCGCCAGGACCCACAACATGAAGGAGATTAAATCTCTTCTGTCCAAATACGCCTCACATCTTCTTGAGAAGAACAAAACTCTGGAAGCGGTGGAACTGTATCGGAAAGCCCACCATTTTCTTGATGCAGCCAAACTCATGTTTAAG ATAGCAGACGAGGAGGCGAAGAAGAGGACGCGACCGCTGAGGGTGAAGAAGCTCTATGTGCTGGCGGCACGTCTTGTTGAAAATTACCACGAGAAGGTGAAAACGTCACAGCAGAGCAAAACCAAAGGGAAGCAGTCTGAG GCAAAATTTGCACTCGCTGGGCTGCTTGAGGAAGATGCAACATCTTCAGACGATCGTATTGTGGACAACGCGTGGCGTGGAGCCGAGGCCTATCACTTCTTCCTGCTCGCTCAAAGGCAGCTCTATGGAGGCTATATGGAGAACGCTATGCGTACAG CCATGCACCTGCGCGAGTATGATGACATCATCCCAGCAGTCGAAATCTACTCTCTGTTGGCCATTTGCTCCGCATCCAACCGGGCCTTCGGCACATGCTCACAGGCCTTTATCAAATTGGAATCCATGGAGAGTCTAGAGCCTGAGCAGCGGCAGCTGTACGAGGATCTGTCCCTGGAGATCTTCACCAAGCACAACCCCAAGGACAGTCGCACCATGGAGAGGGAACGATCATCAGAAGG GGCAGAGGGAAAGCTACCCACATGCATCGTGACCGGTCTGCCGATCCAGGAGTACCAGTTCTggatgtgcagtgtgtgtaaaCACTGCgctctggagcaggagatcgGAAAATACAACTGCTGTCCGCTGTGCCACAGTCCTGTAGCATGA
- the wdr35 gene encoding WD repeat-containing protein 35 isoform X2, whose product MFIYLSKKIAIPNNIHLKCVSWNKDQGFIACGGDDGLLRVLKLETQTDDAKLKGLAAPSNLSMNQTLEGHSGAVQVVTWNEQYEKLTTSDQNGLIIVWMLYKGAWYEEMINNRNKSVVRSMSWNADGQKICIVYEDGAVIVGSVDGNRIWGKELKGNQLAHVAWSPDSKILLFGMANGEVQIYDNQGNFIVKMTISCLINSPGGISIAGIHWYAGTGGYVEADCPCLAICFDNGRCQIMRYENDENPVCIDTLMNVVSIQWNHCGSVLAVAGSIKASNTDKEFNVVQFYTPFGEHIRTLKVPGKQMTGVSWEGGGLRIGLAVDSYIYFANIRPDYKWGYCCSTVVYAYTKPERQEYCVVFWETKNNEKFVKYVKSLMSITTSGDFCILASKADESQPQEDAELESGTHARYVLILCNSIGTPLDSKYIDIEPLFVTMTKTHVIAASKEAFYMWQYRVAKKLTALEINQVTRTKKEGRERVYHIDSSPSGANDSSPDFAKAFTATRDPICCITATDKTMIVGRESGLIHRYSLPNVGLVQKYTLNNRAHYLYINCNSSRLAIIDIAGVLTLLDLDVRASTDNITGNQVSAGDPSKFERKDVWDMKWANDNPDLFAMMEKTRMYVFRNLDPEEPIQTSGYICNFEDLEIKSVLLDEIMKDPERPNKDNLINFEIRSLRDSRALIEKVGIEDASQFIEDNPHPRLWRLLAEAALQKLDLKTAEQAFVRCKDYQGIEFVKRLGNLQSEPMKQAEVAAYFGRFEEAERMYLDMDRRDLAISLRIKLGDWFRVLQLLKTGSGDCDDSLLEQAYNAIGDYFADRQKWVNAVQYYLQGRNQERLAECYYMLEDYDGLEKLTPVLPDNHKLLPEIGQMFATVGMCEQAVNAYLKCNQPKAAVEACVHLNQWNKAVDLARTHNMKEIKSLLSKYASHLLEKNKTLEAVELYRKAHHFLDAAKLMFKIADEEAKKRTRPLRVKKLYVLAARLVENYHEKVKTSQQSKTKGKQSEAKFALAGLLEEDATSSDDRIVDNAWRGAEAYHFFLLAQRQLYGGYMENAMRTAMHLREYDDIIPAVEIYSLLAICSASNRAFGTCSQAFIKLESMESLEPEQRQLYEDLSLEIFTKHNPKDSRTMERERSSEGAEGKLPTCIVTGLPIQEYQFWMCSVCKHCALEQEIGKYNCCPLCHSPVA is encoded by the exons atgtttATCTACCTCAGCAAGAAG ATCGCCATCCCCAACAATATCCACCTCAAATGTGTCTCCTGGAACAAAGACCAGGGCTTCATTGCCTGCGGGGGGGACGACGGTCTCCTCAGGGTGCTCAAGCTCGAAACCCAAACAG ATGATGCCAAACTTAAAGGTCTGGCTGCACCCAGTAATCTGTCAATGAATCAGACACTAGAGGGACATAGTG GTGCAGTGCAAGTGGTAACTTGGAATGAACAGTATGAAAAGCTGACAACCAGTGACCAGAATGGACTCATCATCGTATGGATGCTCTACAAAG GAGCGTGGTACGAGGAGATGATCAACAACAGGAACAAGTCAGTGGTCAGGAGCATGAGCTGGAACGCGGATGGTCAAAAGATCTGCATTGTGTATGAGGATGGAGCTGTCATTGTTGGATCTGTAGATG GTAACCGGATTTGGGGAAAGGAGCTGAAAGGAAATCAACTTGCACATGTGGCATGGTCACCTGACAGCAAAATTCTCCTCTTTGGCATGGCCAATGGGGAAGTGCAAATCTATGATAATCAAGGAAACTTCATA GTGAAAATGACCATAAGCTGCCTCATTAATTCACCTGGAGGTATCAGTATCGCAGGTATCCACTGGTATGCAGGAACTGGGGGCTATGTGGAGGCAGACTGCCCTTGTCTCGCCATCTGTTTCGACAACGGAAGATGCCAGATCATGCGATATGAGAATGATGAAA ACCCAGTGTGCATCGACACTCTGATGAATGTGGTCAGTATCCAGTGGAATCACTGTGGCAGTGTTCTGGCAGTGGCTGGTTCTATCAAAGCCTCAAATACGGATAAAGAATTCAACGTTGTGCAGTTCTACACACCATTTGGAGAG CATATAAGAACTCTCAAAGTTCCTGGGAAGCAGATGACAGGAGTTTCCTGGGAAGGAGGAGGGCTACGTATCGGCCTGGCTGTGGACTCCTACATCTACTTTGCGAACATACGACCAGATTACAAG TGGGGCTACTGTTGCAGCACAGTAGTGTATGCCTACACAAAGCCAGAGCGACAGGAGTACTGTGTGGTATTCTGGGAAACCAAAAACAATGAGAAGTTTGTTAAATATGTCAAGAGCCTGATGTCCATCACAACTTCAGGGGACTTCTGTATCCTGGCCAGCAAGGCGGATGAGAGCCAGCCTCag GAGGATGCTGAGCTAGAGTCTGGGACTCATGCAAGG TATGTCCTGATTCTGTGCAACTCCATTGGGACTCCCTTGGACTCAAAATACATTGACATTG agCCATTGTTTGTCACCATGACAAAAACCCATGTGATTGCTGCGTCCAAAGAGGCTTTCTACATGTGGCAGTACAGAGTGGCAAAGAAACTAACGGCCCTGGAGATCAACCAAGTGACCAGAActaagaaggaaggaagagagag GGTCTATCACATTGACAGTAGTCCATCTGGAGCCAATGACAGCAGTCCAGATTTTGCAAAAGCCTTCACA GCAACTCGAGACCCCATCTGTTGTATTACAGCAACAGATAAGACCATGATTGTG GGTCGTGAGTCTGGCCTCATCCACAGATACAGTCTCCCAAATGTTGGTCTTGTCCAGAAATACACTTTGAACAACAGAGCCCACTATCTGTACATTAACTGCAACTCCAG tcgTCTGGCGATAATCGACATCGCAGGCGTGCTGACTCTGTTGGACCTGGATGTTCGTGCCTCCACTGACAACATCACCGGGAACCAGGTATCTGCGGGAGATCCATCCAAGTTTGAGCGCAAGGATGTCTGGGACATGAAATGGGCGAATGACAACCCTGATCTGTTCGCCATGATGGAGAAGACCAGGATGTATGTCTTCAGGAACCTAGATCCAGAG GAGCCCATCCAGACATCTGGATACATTTGCAACTTTGAAGACCTGGAAATCAAATCTGTCCTGCTTGATGAAATCATGAAG GATCCAGAGAGGCCGAACAAAGACAACCTCATCAATTTTGAAATCCGCTCCCTGAGAGACAGTCGAGCACTTATTGAAAAAGTTGGGATTGAAGATGCCTCACAGTTCATTGAAGACAATCCACATCCAAGACTCTG GCGTCTGCTAGCTGAGGCAGCTCTTCAGAAGTTGGATCTGAAGACAGCTGAGCAGGCCTTCGTCCGTTGTAAAGACTACCAGGGCATTGAGTTTGTGAAGCGCCTGGGCAACCTGCAGAGCGAGCCCATGAAACAGGCCGAGGTGGCTGCATACTTCGGCCGGTTTGAGGAAGCCGAGCGGATGTACCTCGATATGGATCGCAG GGACCTCGCCATTAGCCTCAGGATCAAGCTGGGAGACTGGTTCAGGGTTCTTCAGCTGCTTAAAACTGGCTCCGGGGACTGTGATGATTCTCTGCTGGAACAGGCGTACAATGCCATCGGAGACTACTTTGCTGACAGGCAGAAGTG gGTTAATGCAGTGCAGTACTACCTTCAGGGCCGGAACCAGGAGAGGTTGGCAGAATGCTACTACATGTTAGAGGACTACGACGGCCTTGAGAAACTGACCCCTGTGCTGCCAGATAATCATAAACTTTTACCA GAGATTGGGCAGATGTTTGCCACCGTGGGCATGTGTGAACAAGCTGTGAATGCCTACCTGAAGTGCAACCAGCCCAAAGCTGCCGTGGAAGCATGTGTTCATCTGaaccag TGGAACAAAGCGGTGGATCTCGCCAGGACCCACAACATGAAGGAGATTAAATCTCTTCTGTCCAAATACGCCTCACATCTTCTTGAGAAGAACAAAACTCTGGAAGCGGTGGAACTGTATCGGAAAGCCCACCATTTTCTTGATGCAGCCAAACTCATGTTTAAG ATAGCAGACGAGGAGGCGAAGAAGAGGACGCGACCGCTGAGGGTGAAGAAGCTCTATGTGCTGGCGGCACGTCTTGTTGAAAATTACCACGAGAAGGTGAAAACGTCACAGCAGAGCAAAACCAAAGGGAAGCAGTCTGAG GCAAAATTTGCACTCGCTGGGCTGCTTGAGGAAGATGCAACATCTTCAGACGATCGTATTGTGGACAACGCGTGGCGTGGAGCCGAGGCCTATCACTTCTTCCTGCTCGCTCAAAGGCAGCTCTATGGAGGCTATATGGAGAACGCTATGCGTACAG CCATGCACCTGCGCGAGTATGATGACATCATCCCAGCAGTCGAAATCTACTCTCTGTTGGCCATTTGCTCCGCATCCAACCGGGCCTTCGGCACATGCTCACAGGCCTTTATCAAATTGGAATCCATGGAGAGTCTAGAGCCTGAGCAGCGGCAGCTGTACGAGGATCTGTCCCTGGAGATCTTCACCAAGCACAACCCCAAGGACAGTCGCACCATGGAGAGGGAACGATCATCAGAAGG GGCAGAGGGAAAGCTACCCACATGCATCGTGACCGGTCTGCCGATCCAGGAGTACCAGTTCTggatgtgcagtgtgtgtaaaCACTGCgctctggagcaggagatcgGAAAATACAACTGCTGTCCGCTGTGCCACAGTCCTGTAGCATGA
- the LOC133016013 gene encoding potassium voltage-gated channel subfamily S member 3-like — MVYGQVFPQHSSGDCFINVNVGGFKQQMEHTVLQRFPQTRLGRLLCCSSKEAILELCDEFSPSEMEFYFDRSPHFFCYVLNFYLTGKMHLADGLCVISFVQEIEYWGIKERHLDLCCSNKFYELMEVAGDKQWDQMSDEVQLNSSASSTEEPSASEDNIEMFEGSWCADVRSNIWIRLENPGHSTSAKAIAVASLSMVIISIVAMCVNSMPDFNQFDVNDQEVENPVMNFFENFCVLFFSVEFILRLAVAPSAKRFLCRPLNIIDFMTVMPFYVTLACDMMAEGDSTELENVGKVVQILRLMRVFRILKLARHSAGLRSLGSTLRDSFSEVGQLMLFLSVGISVFSSLIYFVENESKESDLETIPICWWWATISMTTVGYGDTIPVTPAGKVVGSLCIICGLLIVALPITNIFNKFSKFYEKKGT, encoded by the coding sequence ATGGTGTATGGACAGGTGTTTCCCCAGCACAGCTCTGGAGACTGCTTCATCAATGTTAATGTCGGAGGTTTCAAACAGCAGATGGAGCACACGGTGCTGCAACGCTTCCCACAGACGCGTCTTGGGCGTCTCCTGTGCTGCAGCTCCAAAGAAGCCATCCTGGAACTCTGCGACGAGTTCAGTCCCTCTGAGATGGAGTTCTACTTTGATCGCAGTCCCCATTTCTTCTGTTACGTGCTCAACTTTTACCTCACGGGTAAAATGCACCTGGCAGACGGATTATGTGTGATTTCATTCGTCCAGGAGATTGAATACTGGGGCATCAAGGAGCGTCATCTGGACCTTTGCTGCAGCAACAAATTCTATGAGCTGATGGAGGTGGCTGGGGACAAGCAGTGGGACCAGATGAGCGATGAAGTGCAGCTCAACAGCTCAGCCTCTTCCACTGAGGAGCCGTCAGCCTCGGAGGACAACATAGAAATGTTTGAAGGCTCCTGGTGCGCAGATGTTCGCAGCAATATTTGGATTCGACTTGAGAATCCAGGTCACTCCACTTCAGCCAAAGCAATTGCTGTGGCCTCCCTGAGCATGGTTATCATCTCCATTGTAGCCATGTGCGTTAACAGCATGCCGGACTTCAACCAGTTCGATGTCAACGACCAAGAAGTCGAAAACCCAGTGATGAACTTCTTTGAGAACTTCTGTGTCCTGTTCTTCTCTGTAGAGTTCATCCTCCGTTTGGCTGTTGCACCATCGGCGAAGAGGTTCTTGTGCCGTCCTCTCAATATCATTGACTTCATGACAGTTATGCCCTTTTATGTCACTTTGGCCTGTGACATGATGGCTGAAGGCGATAGCACAGAGCTGGAGAACGTTGGCAAAGTGGTGCAGATCTTGAGGTTGATGCGAGTGTTTCGCATCCTGAAACTTGCCCGCCACTCGGCCGGCCTTCGCTCCCTCGGTTCCACCCTGCGAGACAGCTTCAGCGAGGTCGGCCAGCTGATGCTTTTCTTGTCTGTGGGCATCTCCGTGTTCTCTTCTCTTATTTACTTTGTGGAAAATGAATCTAAAGAGTCAGATCTGGAGACCATACCTATTTGCTGGTGGTGGGCCACCATCAGCATGACGACGGTGGGCTACGGGGACACCATCCCTGTTACGCCAGCTGGGAAGGTGGTAGGCTCCCTGTGCATCATCTGCGGACTGCTGATTGTAGCTCTGCCCATAACTAACATCTTCAACAAGTTCTCCAAGTTCTACGAGAAAAAAGGCACATAG
- the fosl2 gene encoding fos-related antigen 2, whose amino-acid sequence MYQDYSGNYDTSSRGSSSTSPAGPESFTSGSSTIGSPISTSNYQKYRVDMPGSNSAFIPTINAITTSQDLQWMVQPTVITSMSNPYSRSHPYGHHLSNGPGMLGHNTLARPGVIRSIGDARGRRKRDEQLTPEEEEKRRVRRERNKLAAAKCRNRRRELTDMLQGETEKLEDEKSDLQKEIESLQKEKDKLEFMLVAHNPVCKLPIDDRQQSAMHHQQHQHQQQCAPLPLTMRPSMPPRSQMNPVVVKQEPDDDVGDLGKLQRSVIKPICLGGGGMYCTDGDSLNTPVVAASTPAATPNAPSLIFTYPSMLEPESPSPSSESCSKAHRRSSSSGDQSSDSLNSPTLLAL is encoded by the exons ATGTACCAGGACTACTCCGGGAACTACGACACCTCGTCccgcggcagcagcagcacctctcCGGCCGGGCCAGAGTCCTTCACCAGCGGCAGCAGCACGATCGGAAGTCCGATCTCTACCTCAAACTACcag AAGTACAGGGTTGACATGCCCGGCTCCAACAGTGCCTTCATACCCACCATCAATGCAATCACAACCAGCCAGGACCTGCAGTGGATGGTGCAGCCCACTGTCATCACCTCCATGTCCAACCCTTACTCCCGCTCCCACCCGTACGGCCATCACCTGAGCAACGGGCCGGGGATGCTGGGGCACAACACGCTGGCTCGGCCCGGGGTCATCCGCTCCATCGGGGACGCCAGAGGTCGGCGTAAGCGGGACGAACAG CTCACcccggaggaagaggaaaagaggagggtGAGGCGTGAGAGGAATAAGTTGGCCGCCGCCAAGTGCCGCAACCGGAGACGAGAGCTCACCGACATGCTGCAAGGG GAGACCGAGAAACTGGAGGATGAGAAATCCGACCTGCAGAAAGAGATCGAGAGCCTACAGAAGGAGAAGGACAAGCTGGAGTTCATGCTGGTCGCCCACAATCCAGTGTGTAAGCTGCCCATTGACGATCGCCAACAGTCGGCGATGCAccatcagcagcaccagcaccagcagcagtgcGCCCCACTCCCCCTGACCATGCGCCCTAGCATGCCGCCCCGCTCTCAGATGAACCCGGTGGTGGTGAAGCAGGAGCCCGATGATGATGTGGGAGACCTGGGCAAGCTTCAGCGCTCCGTCATCAAGCCTATCTGCCTGGGTGGCGGGGGGATGTACTGCACAGATGGAGACAGCTTGAACACGCCGGTGGTGGCGGCGTCCACCCCGGCTGCCACGCCCAACGCCCCGAGCCTCATATTCACCTACCCGAGCATGCTGGAGCCCGAGAGCCCGTCGCCCTCCTCCGAGTCCTGCTCCAAGGCCCACcggcgcagcagcagcagcggcgacCAGTCCTCAGACTCCCTCAACTCGCCCACCCTGCTGGCGCTCTGA